One part of the Acetoanaerobium sticklandii genome encodes these proteins:
- a CDS encoding RrF2 family transcriptional regulator: MKLSTKGRYGLKAIFELALKEEENLPLSLKYIADKNGLSEQYLEQIFAILKKSGLVKSVRGAQGGYYLSKPSSQITVGQVLRALEGPMAPSDCVLEEDADCENSDFCVTKVVWQRIKDSVDSVIDSVTLKDMVLDHKLKSSKNNFKEM; encoded by the coding sequence GTGAAACTATCAACGAAAGGAAGATATGGACTTAAAGCCATTTTTGAATTAGCGCTAAAGGAAGAGGAAAATCTTCCACTTTCATTAAAGTATATTGCAGACAAGAATGGACTTTCAGAGCAGTACTTAGAACAAATCTTTGCTATATTAAAAAAATCAGGTTTAGTAAAAAGTGTAAGAGGAGCTCAAGGTGGTTATTATCTTAGCAAGCCGTCCTCACAAATCACAGTAGGTCAAGTACTTAGAGCTTTAGAAGGACCTATGGCTCCATCTGATTGTGTTTTAGAAGAAGATGCTGATTGCGAGAACTCTGACTTTTGTGTTACCAAAGTAGTTTGGCAAAGAATTAAAGATAGTGTAGATAGTGTTATAGATTCTGTAACGTTAAAAGATATGGTTTTAGATCATAAACTAAAAAGTAGCAAAAATAATTTTAAGGAGATGTGA
- a CDS encoding replication-associated recombination protein A, protein MKKPLADIVRPKKIDEIVGQEHLTGTDGVLYRAIENNIIPNMIFYGPPGVGKTSVANIIANSCNKSIHMLNATYTKTEEVKEILKDSKLQTLDSKEIIYIDEIQNFNKKQQQILLDYIEKGDIVLIASTTENPYHYVYKALLSRCFVLEFKALEHKDIKKGVQVLIASLKNDTYKIKIDDIALDNIAHYADGDMRKAVNLIELILQLYEDENEINISIELLKKLNISKQLMYDISGDSHYDILSAFQKSIRGSDTDASLHYLARLIKSGDLKSICRRLLVIASEDIGLAYPNAITIIKSCVDSALHLGFPEARIPLAQAVILLATSPKSNSVIKAIDSAMDDLEKFSVGDIPIHLKDAHYLGAQNLDRGIDYKYPHNFENNYVVQQYLPDAIKTRVYYQSQKNKFETSIKNYWKDIKK, encoded by the coding sequence ATGAAAAAACCACTGGCAGATATCGTAAGACCTAAAAAAATTGATGAAATAGTTGGACAAGAACATTTGACAGGGACTGACGGAGTACTCTATCGGGCTATAGAGAATAATATCATACCAAATATGATATTTTATGGCCCGCCTGGAGTCGGAAAAACAAGTGTAGCAAATATTATTGCAAATTCTTGCAATAAATCTATACACATGTTAAATGCAACCTATACTAAAACAGAAGAAGTAAAAGAAATATTAAAGGATTCTAAGCTTCAAACTCTTGACAGTAAAGAGATTATATATATAGATGAAATACAAAATTTTAATAAAAAACAGCAACAAATTCTTTTAGATTATATTGAAAAAGGGGACATTGTTCTTATAGCTAGCACCACTGAAAATCCATATCACTATGTATATAAAGCGCTACTCAGTAGATGCTTTGTGCTTGAGTTTAAAGCCTTAGAGCATAAAGATATAAAAAAAGGGGTGCAAGTTCTTATTGCATCTTTAAAAAATGACACTTACAAAATTAAGATAGATGATATTGCATTAGATAATATTGCTCATTATGCAGATGGGGATATGAGAAAAGCAGTCAATTTAATAGAACTTATTTTACAGTTATATGAAGATGAAAATGAAATCAATATTAGTATTGAACTTTTGAAGAAGTTAAATATATCAAAGCAGCTTATGTATGATATAAGTGGAGATAGTCACTACGATATTTTAAGCGCATTCCAAAAATCAATAAGGGGTAGCGATACAGATGCCTCACTTCACTATTTAGCTAGGCTTATTAAATCAGGTGACTTGAAATCTATTTGCAGAAGATTGCTTGTGATTGCTTCAGAGGATATTGGGCTAGCTTATCCTAATGCTATAACTATAATAAAAAGCTGCGTTGATAGTGCTCTTCATTTAGGATTTCCAGAAGCTAGGATACCTCTTGCCCAAGCAGTTATATTATTAGCAACATCACCTAAATCCAATTCAGTTATTAAAGCAATTGATAGCGCTATGGATGATTTAGAAAAGTTTTCAGTTGGGGATATACCTATTCATTTAAAGGATGCACATTATTTAGGAGCGCAGAATTTGGATAGAGGAATAGATTATAAGTATCCGCACAATTTTGAGAATAATTATGTGGTGCAACAATATCTACCTGACGCAATAAAAACTAGGGTATATTACCAATCGCAAAAAAATAAATTCGAAACGAGCATTAAAAATTATTGGAAAGATATTAAAAAATAA
- the codY gene encoding GTP-sensing pleiotropic transcriptional regulator CodY, translating to MSSLLLEKTRKINKILQNSGSNPVSFTELSKTLKDVLNANVYIVSSKGKALGVELTHMSDSSTIIDEKTGEERLPDSYIESVNRIFETISNLTQEKLLEVFKDDVKSYEKYATIVPIMGSGQRLGTLILSRYESKFSDEDLILAEYSATVVGLEILRARSEELEDEMRSKAVVQMAINTLSYSELEAVEHIFNELNGDEGLLVASKIADRVGITRSVIVNALRKFESAGVIESRSLGMKGTHIKILNDKLLDELKKNKH from the coding sequence ATGTCAAGCTTATTATTAGAAAAAACAAGAAAAATCAATAAGATTCTTCAAAACTCAGGTTCAAACCCAGTATCATTTACGGAGCTTAGCAAAACATTAAAAGACGTTTTAAATGCCAATGTATATATTGTAAGTTCTAAAGGAAAGGCTCTTGGTGTTGAACTCACTCATATGTCAGACAGTTCAACTATTATTGATGAAAAAACAGGAGAAGAAAGACTACCAGATAGTTATATTGAATCAGTTAATCGCATATTTGAAACTATATCAAATTTAACTCAAGAAAAGCTTTTAGAGGTTTTTAAAGATGACGTAAAAAGCTATGAGAAATATGCAACAATTGTACCTATAATGGGAAGTGGACAAAGACTAGGAACTCTTATTTTATCAAGATATGAAAGTAAGTTTTCTGATGAGGATTTGATACTTGCTGAATATAGTGCAACTGTTGTTGGCCTAGAAATTCTAAGAGCTAGAAGCGAAGAATTAGAAGATGAAATGAGAAGCAAAGCCGTAGTTCAAATGGCTATAAATACATTATCATACTCAGAGCTTGAAGCTGTTGAGCACATCTTTAATGAACTTAATGGCGATGAAGGACTTCTAGTTGCTAGTAAAATAGCTGATAGAGTTGGGATTACTCGTTCTGTTATAGTAAATGCACTTAGAAAGTTTGAAAGTGCTGGGGTAATTGAATCACGTTCTCTTGGAATGAAGGGTACTCACATTAAAATCCTAAATGACAAACTGCTAGATGAACTTAAAAAGAATAAGCACTAG
- the topA gene encoding type I DNA topoisomerase — translation MGKNLVIVESPAKAKTIGKFLGKNYTVKASVGHIRDLPKSKLGVDVENDFEPQYITIRGKGSVVNELKKQAKKSDKVYLATDPDREGEAISWHLAYLLGLNEEEPIRIEFNEITKDAIKKAIKHPRKIDRPLVDAQQARRVVDRLVGYKISPILWAKIRKGLSAGRVQSVTTKLICDRENEINAFEPEEYWSIDAITQIDKKNKVDFKFYGDEKGKIELHSKDEVDLILKSIKNKDLVVKAVEKKERKRSAPKPFTTSSLQQEASGKLSFTTKKTMIVAQQLYEGVDIKGKGSLGLITYIRTDSFRISDEAQENAKNYINDKYGKDYFKKYQNNSKSKKKIQDAHECIRPSYVDLAPEDIEDSLSKEQFKLYKLIWERFIATMMADAIYDSQNISASIDKYIFKTNGSKLKFDGFMKVYSFSSQEETILPDMKEASVFPVKKIDPKQHFTQPPARYSEASLVKTLEELGIGRPSTYAPTISTILQRDYVEKKSNSLIPTELGFIVTEIMSENFKEIVDYTFTADMENNLDKIEDGEIEWQNIVKDFYSPLEESIEKAVENIEKVILEEKTDEICDICGSEMVIKFGRFGKFIACKNYPECKGTKPILERIGIKCPECSDGDVIIRKTKKGRIFYGCSSFPKCRFVSWDRPNGEKCPKCDSFLVLSKTKTTEKIKCSNKECDYEK, via the coding sequence ATGGGAAAAAATTTGGTTATCGTAGAATCACCTGCGAAAGCTAAGACAATTGGAAAATTTCTAGGCAAAAACTATACGGTTAAGGCTTCTGTAGGACATATTCGAGATTTGCCAAAAAGCAAATTGGGTGTTGATGTAGAAAATGATTTTGAACCACAGTACATCACAATAAGGGGAAAAGGAAGCGTAGTAAATGAATTAAAAAAACAAGCAAAAAAATCTGATAAGGTATATCTAGCAACTGACCCCGATAGAGAGGGAGAGGCTATTTCATGGCATCTTGCTTATCTATTAGGACTAAATGAAGAAGAACCTATAAGAATTGAATTCAATGAAATAACAAAAGATGCAATAAAAAAAGCTATCAAGCATCCTAGGAAAATAGACAGACCTCTTGTAGATGCTCAGCAAGCTAGAAGAGTAGTAGATAGATTAGTGGGTTACAAAATCAGCCCGATTTTATGGGCTAAAATAAGAAAGGGCTTAAGTGCTGGTAGAGTTCAGTCTGTTACAACAAAGCTGATTTGTGATAGAGAAAATGAAATTAATGCGTTTGAACCTGAAGAGTATTGGTCTATTGATGCAATTACTCAAATCGACAAGAAAAATAAAGTAGACTTTAAGTTTTATGGTGATGAAAAAGGTAAAATAGAATTGCATAGTAAAGATGAAGTAGACTTAATTTTAAAATCAATAAAAAACAAAGATCTAGTGGTAAAAGCTGTAGAAAAAAAAGAAAGAAAAAGAAGCGCGCCAAAGCCTTTTACTACAAGCTCACTCCAGCAGGAAGCATCAGGCAAACTGTCGTTTACTACAAAAAAGACAATGATAGTAGCTCAGCAACTTTATGAAGGGGTAGATATAAAAGGCAAGGGAAGCCTTGGGCTTATAACATATATTAGAACTGATTCCTTTAGAATATCGGATGAAGCTCAAGAAAATGCAAAAAACTATATTAATGATAAATATGGAAAAGACTATTTTAAGAAGTATCAGAATAATTCTAAATCAAAAAAGAAAATTCAAGATGCTCATGAATGTATTAGACCTTCTTATGTAGATTTAGCACCAGAAGATATAGAAGACTCGCTTTCTAAGGAACAGTTTAAACTATATAAATTAATCTGGGAACGATTTATCGCAACAATGATGGCAGATGCAATATATGATTCCCAGAATATAAGTGCATCAATCGACAAATATATTTTTAAAACAAATGGTTCAAAGCTGAAATTCGATGGTTTTATGAAAGTATATAGTTTTAGCTCACAAGAGGAGACTATTTTACCAGACATGAAAGAAGCAAGTGTTTTTCCTGTAAAAAAGATAGATCCAAAACAACATTTTACTCAGCCGCCTGCAAGATATAGTGAGGCTAGCCTTGTAAAAACTTTAGAGGAGCTAGGAATAGGAAGACCTAGTACTTACGCACCAACGATTTCAACTATACTGCAAAGAGATTATGTAGAAAAAAAAAGCAATAGCTTGATTCCTACGGAGCTAGGATTTATAGTAACAGAAATAATGAGTGAGAATTTCAAAGAAATCGTTGATTATACATTTACAGCTGATATGGAAAACAATTTAGATAAGATAGAAGATGGAGAAATTGAATGGCAAAATATAGTTAAAGATTTTTATTCTCCTCTAGAAGAATCTATAGAAAAAGCTGTTGAAAATATAGAAAAGGTTATTTTGGAAGAAAAAACTGATGAAATTTGTGATATATGTGGATCTGAAATGGTAATTAAATTTGGAAGATTTGGCAAATTTATAGCATGCAAAAACTATCCTGAATGCAAGGGAACTAAGCCTATACTTGAGAGAATCGGAATCAAATGTCCAGAATGTAGTGATGGAGATGTAATAATTAGAAAAACAAAAAAAGGAAGAATTTTTTATGGATGTTCTTCTTTCCCAAAGTGCAGATTTGTTTCATGGGATAGACCAAATGGAGAAAAGTGTCCTAAATGTGATTCTTTCTTGGTTTTATCTAAAACTAAAACCACTGAAAAAATAAAATGTTCAAACAAAGAGTGCGATTATGAAAAATAG
- the dprA gene encoding DNA-processing protein DprA, translating into MSRKKLFLSLFKKLSIERLVYIDSTIEEDNKIPSIQEMNNSINSSIVDNELYSSKYDYFIQIENYIEKHNLNYLTYFDDKYPQKLREIAQAPRLLYYKGNLDNVGNLSIAIVGTRKPSNYGIWAANKFSKELAFNGFCVISGMASGIDKYAHQGALESDGKTICVLGSSITKPYPKTNAKLMQSVIDSGGLVISEYSDLSPIIPANFAFRNRIVSGLSDGILIIEAGMKSGTLITADFGLEQGKNIFAVPGSIDSLSSIGTNNLIKQGAQLVTCVNDVLEAYGMDYGNAVTGSKDMSSLSEIERTIYGCIQSKGICTADMISIHTSLNIKDVTGILNILDIKSFINYDGHIASIKT; encoded by the coding sequence ATGAGCCGAAAAAAGTTATTTTTATCATTATTTAAGAAACTCTCGATTGAAAGACTTGTTTATATAGATTCTACTATTGAAGAAGATAATAAGATTCCGAGTATTCAAGAAATGAACAATTCTATTAATTCATCTATAGTTGATAATGAGTTATATTCCTCTAAATATGATTATTTTATTCAAATAGAAAACTATATTGAAAAGCATAATCTAAATTATTTGACATATTTTGATGATAAATATCCTCAAAAGCTAAGAGAGATAGCACAAGCCCCAAGACTCTTATATTACAAGGGAAATTTAGATAATGTCGGGAATCTATCAATAGCTATAGTAGGAACGAGAAAACCATCAAATTATGGAATATGGGCGGCAAATAAATTCTCAAAAGAACTGGCTTTTAATGGATTTTGTGTAATTAGCGGAATGGCCTCTGGCATTGATAAATATGCTCACCAAGGAGCCTTGGAAAGTGATGGAAAAACTATATGCGTACTAGGCTCATCGATAACAAAGCCATACCCTAAAACCAATGCTAAGTTGATGCAAAGTGTGATTGATTCAGGAGGATTGGTGATAAGTGAGTATTCTGATTTAAGCCCTATTATTCCTGCTAATTTTGCTTTCAGAAATAGAATTGTAAGTGGGTTGTCAGATGGAATATTGATAATTGAAGCTGGAATGAAAAGTGGAACACTCATTACTGCGGATTTTGGATTGGAGCAGGGTAAAAATATTTTTGCAGTACCAGGAAGCATTGACTCTCTTTCTAGTATTGGTACAAACAACCTAATAAAGCAAGGCGCACAATTAGTAACCTGTGTAAATGATGTTTTAGAAGCTTATGGAATGGATTATGGAAATGCGGTGACAGGCAGTAAAGATATGAGCTCTCTTTCTGAGATAGAAAGAACTATATATGGTTGTATTCAAAGTAAGGGAATATGTACTGCTGATATGATATCAATTCATACTTCATTAAATATTAAAGATGTAACAGGAATTCTCAATATCTTGGATATAAAGTCATTCATTAATTATGATGGGCATATAGCAAGTATAAAAACATAA
- a CDS encoding ATP-binding protein gives MNQSKACSCNDNKIKTYLSRASTPILDRMDIFVETSPIPYEDLVVEIDEEDSATIKKRVEKAVEIQKNRFKSLKINYNSQMNSRQITKYCILSKEAKNLLEAAFKQSNLTARSYHRILKVSRTIADLDSSELININHIAEALNFRKTFHKYWD, from the coding sequence TTGAATCAATCAAAGGCTTGCAGCTGCAACGATAATAAGATAAAAACATATCTATCTAGAGCCTCAACTCCTATTTTGGATAGAATGGATATTTTTGTCGAAACTTCTCCTATTCCTTATGAAGATTTGGTAGTGGAAATTGATGAGGAGGACTCAGCTACAATTAAGAAAAGGGTAGAAAAAGCAGTTGAAATTCAAAAAAATAGATTTAAATCCTTGAAAATTAATTACAATAGTCAGATGAATTCTAGGCAAATAACAAAATATTGCATACTCTCAAAGGAAGCAAAAAACTTGCTTGAGGCAGCTTTTAAACAAAGTAATTTGACAGCAAGAAGCTATCATAGGATTTTAAAAGTATCTCGTACAATTGCAGATTTGGATTCAAGTGAATTAATTAATATAAATCATATAGCAGAAGCTCTGAATTTCCGGAAAACATTTCATAAGTATTGGGATTAG
- a CDS encoding helix-turn-helix domain-containing protein, with translation MIDSKNFHKGIRAVITPYNGHEIITTNNNIYIIRKKLNLDVKDFAKLCNLSEGAITKAEIKRSPRIDTIKKVAYATNETISFVGGFDGLPENTFAEKLYKAIKYHGHSYEECAKELRVGRDSIARYLNGGFPRTKRIQESVEKYISIIM, from the coding sequence TTGATTGATTCAAAAAATTTCCACAAGGGCATCCGTGCAGTTATCACCCCATATAATGGCCATGAAATAATAACTACTAATAACAATATATATATTATAAGGAAGAAACTCAATCTTGATGTTAAAGATTTTGCTAAATTATGTAATTTATCCGAGGGTGCAATCACAAAAGCAGAAATAAAAAGGTCTCCTCGTATTGATACCATAAAAAAAGTAGCTTACGCTACTAATGAAACAATTTCTTTTGTTGGTGGTTTCGATGGGCTACCTGAGAATACTTTTGCTGAAAAACTATATAAAGCTATTAAATACCATGGGCATAGTTATGAAGAATGCGCTAAAGAATTAAGAGTTGGCAGGGATAGTATTGCTAGATATCTTAATGGTGGATTCCCAAGAACAAAAAGAATACAAGAATCTGTCGAAAAATATATATCTATTATAATGTAG
- a CDS encoding glucosaminidase domain-containing protein — protein MQDFIDKVLPGAIKGYLEHNILPSLTIAQAILESNSGKSQLAIKGNNLFGIKADSRWTGKKINFPTKEFIKGKEITVNAYFRAYDSFAESVEDHTKFLLTKRYEKVRSSKNYEEAANEIWKAGYATDPKYPNKLISIIEQYKLYEYDKEEGEVLINRNKILEAALMLQSKGVKYRLGAKAVPPSIPKELDCSGFVRYCYLYAGANVKDGTYYQFNNSNSIKHADLRVGDLGFMQTPDSPGTNHVGIYAGDGKWIHCNFSRNGITLEKTNIFPYARRFKGISFTNVKIEEDEDMARKPVSQKELDYGIAAINNLAKLNIINSPERHIKDLKEYPWDWKMWVVQNNIAEKCGGAK, from the coding sequence ATGCAAGATTTCATAGATAAAGTATTGCCTGGAGCTATAAAAGGATATTTAGAACATAATATTTTACCATCTCTGACAATTGCACAAGCAATTTTAGAAAGTAATTCAGGCAAATCTCAGCTGGCCATAAAAGGAAATAATTTATTTGGGATTAAGGCAGATTCTAGATGGACTGGTAAAAAGATAAATTTTCCCACTAAGGAATTTATTAAAGGAAAAGAGATAACAGTTAATGCTTACTTTAGAGCATATGACTCATTTGCTGAGTCGGTTGAGGACCATACAAAGTTTTTACTTACTAAGCGTTATGAAAAAGTAAGAAGCTCAAAGAATTATGAAGAAGCAGCTAACGAGATATGGAAAGCTGGATATGCTACTGACCCAAAATATCCAAATAAGTTAATCAGCATCATAGAACAATATAAGCTTTATGAATATGACAAAGAAGAAGGTGAGGTTTTGATAAACAGAAATAAGATTCTTGAAGCAGCTCTCATGCTTCAAAGTAAAGGTGTTAAATATAGGTTAGGAGCAAAGGCTGTTCCGCCATCTATACCTAAGGAGTTAGATTGCTCAGGCTTTGTAAGATACTGCTACTTATATGCAGGAGCTAATGTAAAAGATGGAACTTATTATCAATTCAATAATAGCAATTCAATAAAACATGCAGATTTAAGAGTAGGTGATTTAGGTTTTATGCAGACACCCGATTCACCAGGCACAAACCATGTCGGCATTTATGCAGGAGATGGAAAGTGGATTCATTGCAATTTTAGTAGGAATGGAATTACTTTAGAAAAAACTAATATATTTCCTTATGCTCGCAGATTCAAGGGAATTAGTTTTACTAATGTTAAGATTGAGGAGGATGAAGACATGGCCAGAAAGCCTGTATCACAAAAAGAACTAGATTATGGCATAGCTGCAATAAATAATTTAGCAAAGCTTAATATCATAAATAGCCCAGAGCGTCACATAAAGGACCTTAAAGAATATCCTTGGGACTGGAAAATGTGGGTTGTGCAGAATAATATCGCAGAGAAATGTGGAGGTGCTAAATGA
- a CDS encoding pyocin knob domain-containing protein produces the protein MPSLLKTAFLQLNKWAGNEYPKREDFVSDNEKIDAFADDISSQISQKVSTTDLNQLVSAESILTKIKTVDGAGSGLDADLIDGKHAADFVNAIAIGSNSDPNTTLESYILSNHANSPSSSYYWHIQTLFYSTKAVNSNRVQIATSYNSDNNMYIRRYFNNAWSDWTRLMKDGDSMIKSIQRGSNVLNSTTITQAISAININKSTINLMLKAGLSQDASRITISAEFASSSSISITSNYTGSYYAIWEVIEFV, from the coding sequence ATGCCAAGTTTATTAAAAACAGCTTTTTTACAACTTAATAAGTGGGCAGGGAATGAGTATCCCAAGAGAGAGGATTTTGTCTCTGACAATGAAAAAATAGATGCATTTGCCGATGACATTAGTTCACAAATATCTCAGAAAGTATCTACAACTGATTTAAATCAGCTAGTTTCAGCTGAATCTATACTAACGAAAATAAAAACAGTAGACGGAGCGGGTAGTGGATTAGATGCTGATTTAATAGATGGGAAACATGCTGCAGATTTTGTAAATGCCATTGCTATAGGCTCTAACTCTGACCCAAATACAACACTAGAATCATATATTTTATCAAATCATGCAAATAGCCCAAGTAGCTCATATTATTGGCATATTCAAACACTTTTTTATAGCACAAAAGCAGTAAACAGTAATAGAGTTCAGATAGCAACATCTTACAATTCGGATAACAATATGTATATAAGAAGATATTTCAATAATGCTTGGAGTGATTGGACAAGGTTAATGAAAGATGGTGACAGTATGATAAAAAGTATTCAAAGGGGAAGTAATGTACTAAATTCAACAACTATAACTCAAGCGATATCAGCTATTAATATTAATAAGTCAACTATAAATTTAATGCTAAAAGCTGGTCTGAGCCAAGATGCTTCAAGAATTACCATATCAGCAGAATTTGCTAGTTCAAGTAGTATAAGTATAACCTCTAATTATACAGGATCATATTATGCGATTTGGGAAGTAATCGAATTTGTTTAG
- a CDS encoding putative phage tail protein — MSTNYKDIIKSELPDGMYFDSEGNEVDITAMGIQFDKVQADVNKLEKEIIVVTAEDEGLKREEEAFDIGFSDGKKVDLRRSAIIGRYRSDDLSSVPLIKSIAEAFTNGEVEVTEHFEDTYLTIKFVGTMGVPEGLEDLKVILREAVLAHVGIEYEFIFMTWDQFDSYNKTWDMWDALNLMWDEFEAYKE; from the coding sequence ATGTCAACGAACTATAAAGATATAATCAAAAGTGAGCTTCCTGATGGCATGTATTTTGACTCTGAGGGCAATGAAGTAGACATAACAGCTATGGGAATACAATTTGACAAAGTACAAGCAGATGTAAACAAGCTTGAAAAAGAAATTATAGTTGTTACTGCTGAAGATGAGGGACTGAAAAGAGAAGAAGAAGCATTTGACATAGGTTTTTCCGATGGAAAAAAAGTTGATTTAAGAAGGTCAGCAATCATAGGAAGATATCGTTCGGATGATTTGTCTTCTGTTCCTCTTATTAAATCAATTGCTGAAGCTTTTACAAATGGTGAGGTAGAAGTAACTGAACACTTTGAAGATACTTATCTTACTATAAAGTTTGTAGGAACAATGGGAGTGCCAGAAGGTCTAGAGGATTTAAAAGTAATCTTAAGAGAAGCAGTATTAGCTCATGTCGGAATAGAATATGAGTTTATTTTTATGACTTGGGACCAGTTTGATAGCTATAACAAAACTTGGGATATGTGGGATGCTCTGAACCTAATGTGGGATGAGTTTGAAGCATATAAAGAATAG
- a CDS encoding baseplate J/gp47 family protein gives MSFYKKTQDGLTQELLAEFALAIGADKISSASEIAVKAKIYASKFEGIYYNQEYILNQAFPQTADEENLPKHGYIWNTDRKMPTPAVGPVILGRTTAYASNIVIPKDTIISTDPNAFGKLVISKTQQEVTLIAGQLEVSVNVKTDITGYEANLPAGSLTVINNPPTGLEFVRQEVDLSDGTDIEDLEVYRQRVLLRRRKPPRGGTFTDYELWALDVPGVTVAKAFPVPRGNNTVDVLIATASGIPSDGLVATVLNYILSKRPMLADVHVLKPTPKSINVTVSIKPKAGYSFATLQPLAISAIEQYISTLEIGTEVLVSGIIDKVKDINGVYDVSVSIPSSNVDLLSTEMAEVGVINVNEL, from the coding sequence TTGTCTTTTTATAAAAAAACACAAGATGGACTAACTCAGGAACTACTCGCTGAATTTGCTCTGGCCATAGGTGCTGATAAAATTTCTTCTGCATCTGAGATAGCAGTAAAAGCTAAGATTTATGCATCTAAATTTGAGGGGATTTATTACAACCAAGAGTACATTCTTAACCAGGCATTTCCTCAGACTGCTGATGAAGAAAATCTTCCTAAGCATGGCTATATTTGGAATACTGATAGAAAAATGCCTACCCCTGCTGTAGGTCCTGTGATACTCGGAAGAACAACAGCATACGCAAGTAATATTGTTATTCCAAAAGATACAATTATTTCTACTGATCCTAATGCATTTGGTAAACTAGTTATTTCAAAAACTCAGCAAGAAGTTACTTTAATTGCTGGACAGTTAGAAGTTAGTGTAAATGTAAAAACTGATATTACAGGATATGAAGCTAATTTACCTGCAGGTAGTCTTACTGTTATTAATAATCCTCCGACTGGTCTAGAATTTGTAAGGCAAGAGGTTGATTTATCAGATGGAACAGATATTGAGGATTTAGAAGTATACAGGCAAAGGGTTTTATTAAGAAGAAGAAAGCCTCCAAGAGGTGGTACCTTTACAGATTATGAATTATGGGCTCTTGATGTACCTGGAGTAACAGTTGCTAAGGCTTTTCCAGTTCCAAGAGGAAATAATACTGTAGATGTTTTAATTGCTACAGCTTCAGGGATACCATCTGATGGGCTAGTAGCTACCGTTTTGAATTATATTTTAAGTAAAAGGCCAATGCTTGCAGATGTTCATGTGCTTAAACCTACTCCTAAATCTATTAATGTTACTGTAAGTATAAAACCTAAAGCAGGATATAGTTTTGCTACATTACAGCCATTAGCTATATCAGCTATAGAGCAGTATATATCAACTTTAGAAATAGGAACTGAGGTACTCGTATCTGGGATTATTGATAAAGTTAAGGATATAAACGGAGTCTATGATGTTAGTGTTTCGATTCCTTCATCTAATGTGGATCTGTTATCTACTGAAATGGCAGAAGTAGGTGTTATAAATGTCAACGAACTATAA